TCATGAGACTCAACATAGGTATAAACATATTGATGTAAATATGTTTACATGCGAATATATTATCCTACTTCTCTTATGCATCTACATTTCAATGAATATCGGTCCCACCAACGTCACCTGCCCGAGTTCGACACAGGAAGCGACCAGCAAACCTTTACACAATggatgaaaagagaaaaacaaacaaaaacaactaTCCGGTAACGTACCCCATTTTGTCACCTACCCCTTCCCCCGCTATTCCaccaaacaataataatgataatcgTAAATAACAGAATTACACATCAGTTGATGTATAACAGCAACTGTGCGCAATAAAACTGCCGCAAATATccatcccctccccttttcccATCCCAACGGCCACCGCCCTTCCGTGAGTTATCAGACCGAATCAacggcaacggcagcgggaaaatatggaaaagagagggatgaAATGAAACGAACGAGCGAATGGTGTGGAAACCTTGGGGAACAGTCATAATGAGTAACGAagaaaaattagaaaaacGAAGTAAACGAAAAGACCGAACGGCTTCTGGGAGGTcaataacgaaaaaaaaaacagttcaaGGAACCCGAGAATGGAAgaggcaaaggaaaaaagaaagggaaaagaaacaggacaaaaaaggaaagaaagagaaaaaaatgcgcCAACACACAAAGCGGCAGAAGCAAGCACGCGCAAAGATAAGGCAAGCATGCGGTGCTATGCTCGAAGCGTACAAGCACTCGACATATGGACAGTTAAAGAAAATGGGCAGCGTTTTTGcgttgtttcgttttgtctcttctttgtattgcgaaaaacaacaacaaaaatctTACATTGCCCTTTTCGCTTTCGAGATTTTCTTTAGTTTGATATGTGCATATCTGAATCTCCtgttttctgtgttttcgtttcctactttcatttttttatttgataTAGGTAGTTGGTGAGAACCCACTGGTGTTGCGCTTGCAGATCGTCCAAGTAAGGGTGAAACGAACCCGCGCGCCAACACGAGTGGACATgcacagaaagagggaaggaaagaaagaagtgctTGAATatgcaaaaaaggaagaaaagagcagGCAAATTGAATACCCATCCACATAAGAGGAAGTCTCCTCCACGGGGCATAAACTGCCTTTGCTCATCGATGTGCACACTTTTGAAGTATCGCATTCACCTCTCCAAGTGGTCCTGTTGCCTTCCAGCAGCGCACACCTCTTCTCATTGCCGTTTCACCATTCTTGACTCTCCACTCCTTTGACTTTTCCATCCCTCCTCTCCGCTCTATTCAACATAACGCCCTCACCTGTCCCTTTTATCACTCCCCTCCTCCCACCCACATCCAAATGTATTTACCGGCAATTTTCCTCCCACTCCTTCACACTCCATATTTCCTCCTTATCCCATCCCCACACTTTTCCTGCTTGTCAATCGCTACGTGACCCGTATATCAAAGTAGGTACGCAAATTCTTCGAGTGGTCACCAGCGAAGAGAAAAACACGCAAAGACGTAAACTCATGATTGCTCCTCCGCTTCATCCCGTGATGGTACGCTCAGCCACAACCTGTACCGGCAACCACACGCAAACAGACAAACGCGGAAAGTAACAAACACAAGAACTTACGCGTGCCATTTATGGGGTGATAAAATATGGAGGGTTGGAGACGTTTCAATATGTCTCcaaaggaggagagaaaaagtaaaaaataaataacaaaagaatGTGCCCAGTAATGGAGACAAAACCCTTAAGGGAACCACGAGCGAAGTGGGTAGACACCTCTCATTTTTCACGAAAACGATAGAATTACGGGACGCGACGTAGGGGAGTATTTTGATGTCCCCCACTCACCTTACGCCCCCCTCCAACGATCATGATATTGGAGAGCATTATAAcgttatttccccccttttaatttttttactttttttgctttttttttgcttttttttccgtttcgtCTCCTAATGTGgtttattttactatttcctcccccacttcctcctctcttttccatccATTTTACACGTTTAGTGAAGCTCAGACGTTGTAGCACTACAGTAAAATCCTTACATCCTAACAACTTACAAAACTGGAATGCTGTAATGTGTCATCCACCATCTGTTTACACTACGACCACTAcccacaacaaaaacaaaatgaaaagcacaaattattgtttctttattACGGAACTCACAGActccacaaatatataagtaCAGTCAAATCGGAGAAGAGTAGTGAGATGGCACCGCTTTATGGCGAAAGTATAGGTAGGCGTCGCGTGTTCACATTGCGAGGACGGACGGTACATCGGCACCCCTCCTTTACTATCAGTTACCTTATTTCACAGGGCAGGCACGGCTGAGGTGACCGGGTTGGCCACAGTTGAAGCAGGCGCGTCcaccaccagcagcagcaccgccAGCAGCAGCGTCAGCGGGGGCATTCGGGCACTCACGGGCAATATGACCCTCCTGTTGACAGTGGTAGCACGCACGGCCACCACCCATATTTCCGCCACGCATGTTGGGACACTCGCGGCTGAAATGACCGGGTTGACCGCAATTGTAACAGGCGCGTCCACCACCCATCGGAGCGCCACCCATCGGGCCACCACGCATGTTGGGACACTCGCGGCTGAAATGACCGGGTTGACCGCAATTGTAACAGGCGCGTCCACCACCCATCGGAGCGCCACCCATCGGGCCACCACGCATGTTGGGACACTCGCGGCTGAAATGACCGGGTTGACCGCAATTGTAACAGGCGCGTCCACCACCCATGGGTGCAGTCCGCGGTTGCTGGGGCAATCACGACTTAAGTGGTCGGGTTGGCCACAGGTGTAGCAGGCACGGTCGCCCCATTGCCCCTGGGGGAACGTTCGGACATTCCCTCGCAAAGTGGCCGGGCTGACCGCACCGGTGGCAGTTATTTCCGCCCTCAGCGCGGTGCCTTTTAGCAGTGGAAGCTTCGTCCGCCATTGTTCTTGCAAAGTTGGCTGAAAGTGTTTTAAAAACTTGAGGAAAGCTAGTTCTCCAGAAGGATGTGGAGGTGAAAGGGGACAGAAACGGAATAATGTAGAATGGTGCAGAAGCTACGCACGTACAAATTAGCAACGGTACAAAGAAAGGATGATAAAGTGGATGCTCTCCTCGCCGCTTAAAGAATTGTCACGTTTTCTTTATGCACACAATTGAGGGGGTTCCTTGGGGAAAGGACAGAGGCACACTCCCCGACTACACTCTTACGCGGATGCCTCCCCATCGGTTGAAAATTACCCACTCGAAGGACATCCCCTGACTTCCACTGGGTCGACGCACATCACATGGAGCACGTGGTGGCTGTCGTCGGCATCGTCTGCATGCCCTCAGA
This region of Trypanosoma brucei gambiense DAL972 chromosome 10, complete sequence genomic DNA includes:
- a CDS encoding universal minicircle sequence binding protein,putative, producing the protein MADEASTAKRHRAEGGNNCHRCGQPGHFARENVRTFPQGQWGDRACYTCGQPDHLSRDCPSNRGLHPMGGGRACYNCGQPGHFSRECPNMRGGPMGGAPMGGGRACYNCGQPGHFSRECPNMRGGPMGGAPMGGGRACYNCGQPGHFSRECPNMRGGNMGGGRACYHCQQEGHIARECPNAPADAAAGGAAAGGGRACFNCGQPGHLSRACPVK